The [Clostridium] scindens ATCC 35704 nucleotide sequence GGATTGAAATGTCATTGTAATAATAACATAAGTAAAACGGTCGGAGTCTCTCCCTGTATAGGGAGAGTGGATTGAAATATAGGCAAACAGCAGGATGTCAAAATCCGGATCCAAGTCTCTCCCTGTATAGGGAGAGTGGATTGAAATGCATCAATGAAAGCGGCATTCAGGAATGTGCTTGGGTCTCTCCCTGTATAGGGAGAGTGGATTGAAATACGTACATGTTATCTATTAATCCTTTAGAACAACCGTCTCTCCCTGTATAGGGAGAGTGGATTGAAATTATAAACATTGGCGCTCTTTAATCCTCCGTCTCCGTCTCTCCCTGTATAGGGAGAGTGGATTGAAATATAATATCCGCTTTCCTTGTGGCTGAAATGCTATAGTCTCTCCCTGTATAGGGAGAGTGGATTGAAATCACCATTCCGGTAGTTATCGGAGATATTACAATCAGTCTCTCCCTGTATAGGGAGAGTGGATTGAAATGAAAAGAAGGAGGTGGAGAAGGATGCCAAGAGTAGTCTCTCCCTGTATAGGGAGAGTGGATTGAAATATCATTTTGACCTCCTAAATGCCAGTTACCATAGTCTCTCCCTGTATAGGGAGAGTGGATTGAAATAAAGAGTAGAGAGGGGCGTTTTGGTATGAAAATAGAAATAGGCAAAGAATTTCCACAGTATTTTAAGCCCTCATATCCAGAGGAATTTAAATTATTTTCACACTTTGAAACGACAGCAGGAATACCAACTGTTTTGTTTGCAATCACGACTTGGAAAGAGAATGGTAAGCCGAATGTGTGCTTTCATTCGTGGAGCTGCTTTCACGGAGATAAAACCGCTTTCTTTGCCGTGCTGGGGAACTTATATCAGCATACCCACACCTATGCCAATATCCAAAGAGAAAAATGCTTTTGTATAAACTTCCTTCCTATAAGTTTCTACGACAAGCTGGTAAACACCATTCGCCAAAATGAAATGGACGATGACGAATTTGCGGCAGGAGGGTTTACAGCTTCTTATGCCAAAACAATTCACGCCCCTGTAATCAATGAGGCGTTTCTTAGTATGGAATGTACCCTGAAAGAAGTACAGGATTTAAGCGGTGCGGGAATTACAGCTATGGTGATCGGGCGGGTGCAGCATATTTCCGTGGAGGAAGCCTATGCCCAAGGGTATGAACTAAGATATGGTAAAGATGGATTTATGATGTTAATTCCTGCGCCGCAAGACCTTGTTACCGGAGAGCCGAACAAGTCGGCGATTGCGACAGTGGATATCGAAAAATACGACTGATTTGAAGAGGGTGTGAAAATGACGACTTCAAATATAAAGGCGTTGATTCCAAGTGAACTTCGCAAAGTGTGGGAGTTTATTTTGGACATCGAGAATTACGACGCTTGGAGAAGTGATCTGAGTAAAACAGAAGTTGTAAGTGATAAGCAATTCATTGAATATACCAAAGACGGTTATCCTACGACTTTTACCGTGACGCTTGTTGAGCCATACAGACGATGGGAATTTGATATGCAAAACAGCAATATGAGTGGTCATTGGATTGGCGTTTTTACGGATAAAGGCAATGAAACGGAGATAGATTTTACAGAGTGCGTGGAAGCAAAAAAGATGCTGATGAAACCCTTTGTGAAATCATACCTGAAAAAACAGCAGGCACAGTTTGTTGCGGATATAATGAAAAACTTTTCTTAAAAACTCATACATAGAAAGGCGGTTTCTTATGAAGAAGTATGAATATATGACAGTTGATTTATGTGCAGAGCCATCGGTTAATGTTCACATTAAGTTGGAACGGTATATTGAAAAACTTAATGAATATGGAAAACAGGGCTGGCGTTTGATTTCTGGAACTGATGACTGGAAGTATTCATTTTTGAGCGTGAAATTGATGATGAAAAATAACATGCAGGAGGCGTATAACCTATGAAAGATATGATCGGATACTGTGGGCTGGACTGCGAAAAATGTGACGCATACCTTGCGACAATTAACAACGATCAAGCCTTGCGTGAGAAAACAGCGAAGCTGTGGGCAGAGTTGAACAACGCCACTATTATGCCTGAACATATTAACTGCGAGGGCTGCCGTATGAACGGGGCGAAAACGGTATTTTGCGATAGTCTATGCGAAATTCGGAAATGTGCTTTGGAAAAAGGCGTTTCCACCTGCGGCGACTGCTCTGAGGTGGAAACCTGTTCAACTGTCGGGGCGATTATTTCAAATAATCCTGCCGCTTTGGAAAATTTGAAAGAACGAACACTTTAAAATGAGACTGCAATGAAAACGATTTTGATTCACGGTTCAGGGTATAATGCGACAAGTTGGAAGGAAACAGTTTCTAATGTAAAAACAGCACTGATATAATATGCCCGAATTTATCTTCCATTCTTAACAGCAAAGAGACAAACTACGCAAATTTATATTCTTCCTTTGTGGAATATTGCGGCAAAATTGACGGACAAATTCATTTATGTGGTATTTCTTTAGGTGGCATAATCGGACTAAATTATGCTTTGGATTTTCCGGAAAAAGTAAAAACATTGGTTTTGATTGGTACTTTTACAGATTTATTTAATTTTGCACACCATTATTTTCATTTTGACACGGGGATTTTTGCGGTTTTACACACCAGTTATATAGGCTTGACACGTAACACTTTTAAGTATTGTTACGTGTCCATCTTAAAAATGTTACGTGTTAGTTCCATTTCCCCCACAGATATGTTACTATAACCATACATGATTCCTGCTTACGGCACACAGCACAACAGGCAGGTGAGATCGAGGTGATTGGATTGCGTTACGGAGCAGTAGTTACGGTGGCGGAGATTTCTTCTCAGATGGGCGAGTTTAAGCCGATGCTGCCAATCGGGAAGGAAACGATGATACAGCGGGTCGTGCGGACGCTTAGGAAAGCAGATGTAGAAGATGTGGTTGTTATTACGGGGTATCGTCATGAGGTAATCGAAGAGAATTTAAATGATGCGGGCGTTATGTTTTTGAAAAACGAACGCTTTATCCAGGGAGACTGGATTGACTCGGTAAAGATGGGGATGGAATGGCTTGATGATAAGTGCGATAAGATATTGGCCATACCAGGGGATATTCCCATGGTAATGGAGAACACGATAAGGGAACTTCTTGCAAAGGAGGGGGAATTCGCATACCCGACATTCCAGGGTGAGCCTGGATATCCCATCGTATTAGGTAGTCAGGCGGCGGCTGGGTTAACAAATGCCATATCAACAGAAGAATATCAAGCCAAGCCAAATGCCATAGAGCATCTGTTGGAGATAACGAAGGGCTTGGGTATCCAGGATACGAAACTGGCAGTAGAAGATGTGGGAGTAACGCTTCAGATCAATTCGCAGAAAGACTATGAAAAGGCGCTGAAACTTTATCTGGACGAGGCAGGGCGTAATGACCAGGTGCGAGTTATTACCAAGACGATGCTTGCTACGGATGAGAAATTTTTTGGAAATGGAACGGAACAACTTCTGGAATTGATTGGGGTCACAGGTTCTGTGAATGCAGCCTGCCAGGCCATGCAGATGTCTTATACCAAGGCCTGGAAGATGATTAACCGCATTGAAAAGAAGTTAGGCTACCGGGTGATGGAACGGGTTGCGGGAGGCCGGGAAGGCGGAGGTTCTCAACTTACGGAAGAGGGCGAAAGACTGCTGCGGGCATATCAGAAGATGAGGGCAGAAGTGCAGGCTGCGGCGGAAATAAGTTTTCAGAAATATGTATCGGGCATCCTGGGATAGGCTAGAAGTTTGAGGAGACATAAAAGGCTATGAAAGAGGGGGATGGAATCGTTGAGAAAATTATTTTCTTTACTAAAGGATATGCTGCAAAGCGGCCAGGATGCTGTACTGGTATCTGTGGTGGCAAGTTTGGGCTCCGCGCCCCGGGGCGCGGGGGCACATATGCTGATTGCAAGAGAAGGGCGTATCAGAGGGACGGTAGGCGGCGGCGCGGTAGAGCATGAGTGTATTCAGCGAGCCTTGGAAGTGCTTGACAGCAAGAACTCCCATTTGGAAGAATTCAGGCTTCATCCGAATCCGGCAGCGGATCTTGGCATGGTTTGCGGAGGAGATATAAGCGTTTTTTTTAGGTACATACCATCGGGTGATGAACAGATGATAGATCTGTCCATCAAAGCCATCCGGATGTTTGACCAGGATCGAAAGTGCTGGCTGGCAATAGATCTTACAAAAGAAGGGAACGGGCAGATGTATCTCTATGAAGAAGGGGAACTGCCAAAAGAAGTGCAAACTGCCACGCGTGCCAAAGCAAGGTCAGAACCACAGGACAGTCCTGCGAAATACTATCTGGAAAAATTAGTGCAAGGCAGCAAAGTTTATATTTTCGGCGGCGGCCATGTGGCCCAGGAGGCGGTTCCTACGCTTGCAAGAGTCAATTTCGACTGTATTGTACTGGAAGACAGGGAAGACTTTACAAAGCCGGAATTATTTCCGGGAGTGAGAAGGACGCGGCTGGTAGATATGGAGCATCTGGAAGAAGTATGCAGGGATATCACATCCGATGACTACATCTGTGTCATGACCAGAGGCCATCAGCATGACTTTCTGGTAGAAAAGCAGATTTTGCGCACGCCTGTATCTTATATCGGAGTGATTGGAAGCAGAAAAAAGAAGGAGGTGGTCTTTGCAAAACTCCGCCAGGAGGGGTATACAGACCAGGAACTGGCAAGGATCAAGACGCCGATGGGGCTGGATATCCAGGCGGAGACGCCGGCGGAAATAGCCGTCAGCATTGCGGCGGAGATGATTATGGAAAGAGCACGCCGCAATCGTGTTGCTGCGGACCAAATGAAATAGAACGAACTATACTAAGGAGGGAAAGAGCCATGCGTCTGATCAAGACGGAGGAAGCGGCTGGCCATGTGCTTTGCCATGATATCACGCAGATCATCAAGGGAGTGACCAAGGATGCCGTATTCAGAAAAGGCCATATCGTCAGAGAAGAGGATATCCCAGTACTTCTTTCCGTGGGAAAAGAGAATCTTTATGTCTGGGAGAAGCAGGAAGGTATCCTGCATGAGAATGAGGCTGCACAGATTTTGTGCCGGATGTGCAGGGGGGACAATATGCACCCGACGGAAGTCAAGGAGGGTAAGATTGAACTGATCGCGGACTGCGACGGCGTATTAAAGATTGATGTGGAGAAGATGAATGCGGTAAACTGTCTGGGAGAGATGATGATTGCCAGCCGCCACGGCAACTTTCCGGTAAAGAAAGGCGACAAGATTGCAGGAACCAGGATCATCCCGCTGGTAATCGAAGAAGAGAAGATGAGTCGGGCAGAGGCCCTGACACAGGGAGAGCCTATTTTCCAGATCGTGACTTACCAAAAGAAGCGCTCTGGCGTTATCACTACCGGAAGCGAAGTATATAAGCACCGTATTGTGGATAATTTCACCCCGGTTATCGAAGATAAGTTAAAGGAATATGGCGTGGAGATGGAAGACTATGCGATCTGCGATGACAAGCCGGAAATGATTACAGATGCTATACATAAGATGCTCGATAAAGGAATGGACATGATCATCTGCACAGGAGGCATGAGCGTGGATCCGGATGACCGTACGCCGCTGGCAATTAAGAACGTGGCGGAGGACATCGTGACTTATGGCGCGCCGGTTCTTCCGGGGGCAATGTTCATGCTGGCTTATTACGATGGAGACATTCCCATAATGGGACTGCCGGGCTGCGTCATGTACGCGAAAAGGACCATATTTGACCTGGTCCTTCCAAGAGTGCTGTGCAACGAGAAGTTAAAAGCAGAGGATCTGTACAGGCTCGGGCAAGGAGGCTTATGCTTGTCTTGTCCTACATGTACGTTTCCAAACTGTGGATTCGGGAAAGGAGCATGATGATGAAGGATCAGTATGGCAGGGAGATCGATTACCTGCGGATATCTGTTACCGACCGCTGAAATTTCCGGTGCACCTACTGAATGCCAGAAGAAGGAGTCGTACCACTGTGCCACGAGGATATCCTGACTTTCGACGAGATTATAAGAATCTGCCGAGCAGGAGTGGAACTGGGCATTCGCAGAATTAAAATTACCGGCGGAGAGCCGCTGGTACGAAAGGGGATCTTTGACTTGCTGGAGCAGATGCGCCGTATTGAAGGGGCTGAGAAACTGACGATTACCACCAACGGCGCATTGCTTGAAGAGGCCTTGCCGTGGCTTGAAGCAGTTTAGGTAGACGGGATCAACATCAGCCTGGATACGCTAAAGGAAGCCCATTTCTTGGAACTGACCAGGAGAGATGCGTTTGACAGGGGGATGCGAGGTCTAAAAGCAGCGGTTCCTTCGTCAATAACCAATATAAACATCGAGTTGATGCCCATTGGCTTGGAAAATGGCAGGGAAAGCCTTAGCCAGTGCATAATGGAGAACGCGCTGCGGGCCAGAGGTACTCAGAAGAAGAATGCAGGCAACTGGCACCGCCAGGCCAGCCTTCCGCATTGGAAATATAATAAAGAAAAGGAGAAAGTTCTATGAAAAAGAAAGCAGTGGCAGTATTTATGGCAGCAGTGATGGTAGTGGTGCTTGCGGGCTGTGGAGGCAACAATGCAAAGGAGACAGGAGACAGGGATAAGAAGGCCTCAGAGGAATCTAAGAAGGATGACGCAGATGAGACGGAGATCCAGGTGTTTATCGCGGCAAGCCTGAATACCGTCATGACGGAAATCGCGGAAAAGTATAATAAAAACAATCCGAATGTGAAGATTACCTTCAATGCGGATAGTTCCGGCACCCTGCTGACACAGATCGAGGAAGGGTATGAATGTGATATTTTCTTCTCGGCTGCCCAGAAGCAGATGGACCAATTGGACCAGGATGGACTGGTCAAAGAAGGAACCCGCGCAAATGTGGTGAATAACCAGGTGGTGCTTGTGACCCGGAAGGACAGTGGAACCAAGGTAACCGGACTTGAGAATCTGAAGGATGCCCAGAGCATCGCGCTGGCAGGCGGAAGCGTCCCGGTAGGCAAATACACCAGGCAGGCGCTTGTGAATCTGGGAATCCTGGGAAAGACGGACGAGCCCGATGCAGTCACTACGGAACAAGTATCAGAAGCGCTTGGCGGCGTGGAGATCAGCGAGCAGGATAATGTAAGCAAGGTTCTGGCAGCAGTGGTGGAAGGCTCCTGCGAGGTGGGCACCACGTATTATTCCGATACCTATGGTTATGAGGATGAGCTGAATATACTGGAGACGGTAGGTTACGATCTGACAGGAAACGTGATTTATCCGATCTGCCTGGTAGATAATCAAGAAGCGGATGATACCCAGACCAAGGCCGCAAAAGATTTTTATGATTATGTGTTATCTGAGCATGCCAGCGAGATATTTTCCAATTACTATTTTGATACTGATGTGCACAGATAGACAAGAGGAAAGAAGGAGGAAGCATCTATGGAGGAAATAGGCGCAGTCCTGCAGGGCTTGGACTGGAGCCCGCTTTACATCTCGCTGAAGACAGGAGCGGTGGCAACCATAATCTCCTTTTTCCTGGGGTTATTCGCGGCCAGGAAGGTAATCAAGGCGGGCCCGAAAGTAAAGGCCGTGGCGGATGGGCTGCTTACGCTTCCCATGGTGCTGCCGCCTACAGTGGCGGGCTTCTTCCTTCTTCTCCTGTTCAGCAGAAGAAGGCCGCTTGGCATCTTTCTGTATGATCAATTAGACATCAAAGTAGTACAAAGCTGGATTGGATGCATTATTGCGGCGACGGTGATCGCATTCCCGCTGATGTACCGAAATGCCAGGGCGGCGTTTGAGCAGATCGATGTAAATCTGGTCTATGCGGGACGGACTCTGGGGATGAGCGAGGGCAAGATCTTCTGGAAAGTAGTGATTCCTACGGCAGGGCCCGGGATTATCTCGGGAACCATCCTGACATTTGCAAGAGCACTGGGAGAGTACGGAGCCACTTCCATGCTTGCCGGAAACATTCCCGGTAAGACAGGGACCATTTCTCAGAAGATTGCCATGGTTATCCAGGATGGCGATTATCTGACGGCCGGAGTTTGGGTGATTATCGTGCTCATCATCGCATTTACGGTCATCTTCCTGATGAATCTTTTCACTGGCAGGAACATGAAGAACGTCAAGCGCTGGTAGAAATACGGACAGAGGGAGAAGAGCAGTGGCAATCGAAGTTAGGATTAAGAAGAAACTGGGGAATTTTCAACTGGATATTGATTTTAAAACGGAAGAGAACCGGATCGGCATTCTGGGAGCCTCAGGCTGCGGAAAGAGCATGACTTTGAAATGCATCGCGGGCATCGAGACGCCGGATGAGGGGCGGATTATTGTGGATGGAACGTTGCTGTATGATTCGGCGAAAAAGATCAGCCTGAAGCCTCAGAAGAGACATATCGGCTACCTCTTCCAGAATTACGCCCTGTTCCCTACCATGACGGTGGAGGAGAATATAGCGGCAGGACTGCAAGGAAGAAAAGAGGAGAAAAGGAGAAGGGTCGTAGAGATGATGGAAAAGTTCCAACTGCTGGGACTTGGAAAGCAGCTGCCGGGAGAACTCTCTGGCGGACAGCAGCAAAGGGTAGCCTTGGCAAGAATCATGGCCTATGAGCCGGAAGTCATCCTGCTGGACGAGCCGTTCTCCGCGCTGGATGACTTCTTGAAAGACAGGCTTGCGCAGGAGATGCTGGATCTGCTGAAAGATTACCGGGGAACGGTCGTTCTCGTATCCCACAGCCGGGACGAGATCTATCGGTTTACCAGGGAACTTCTGACCATGGCAGATGGGATGCAGATCAGTTACGGAGGCACCCGGGAGATCTTTGCGAACCCAGGGAGGAAGGAGACAGCACGTCTGACCGGGTGTAAGAACATTGCAGAGGCGAAAAGGATAGACGGCCGCCATCTTGAAGTGCCGGAATGGGGGATTACTTTGTGCTTGAATGAAAACATCCCGGAAAAGGTGGCGTTCGTCGGGGTTCGGGCCCATGAATTTATCCCTGTCTGGGGAGATGCAGGAAGCAACTGTATTCCTGTGAACGTTAAAAGCAGTGCGATCCTGCCTTTTGAAAGAAAGTATTTCCTGGCGGGCGCAGAGGGAAGCGAGGAGGATATCTGCTGGTTTCTGCAAAGGGATAAATGGCCTTTGATCGACAGGAAGGGAATGCCGGACTTCCTTATGATGCCGGAGGAGAAGATCTTACTGCTGGAATAGCGATACCATTTCTTTTTTTTCATGGCTGTGGTAGAATACGACTAATGGAACATGATGGCTGGAGGAAGTATATGAATAATAAAGAGATGATAAAATATTTTTACGAGACGGTAGTTACCGAAAATCTGTTGGATGAAGTATGCCGCTTCGTATCACCGGACTGCGTGCTTAAGATAGGGGAAGACGACATACCTCTGGGGGATGACGGGATGAAGACGCATTTGATAGAAGTGAAAAAGACGTATCCTGATTATTCTATGAAGATCCTTCGTCAGTTTTGCGAAGGAGACTATGTAATCTCGGAATTTATAATGGAAGGCACCCATATGGGCGAGTGGCTGGGCATGAAGCCTACGAATAAAAGGCTGCGCTTTACAGGCGTGGATATTGATAAAGTCGTTAACGGGAAGATGGTTGAGCATGGAGGCGCGGTCAATACATTTGAGACGCTCTTTGAAGAACATATGATAAAGCTGGTATAATAAGCGGATGGCTCCAGTCATAGCGATGCAAAAGGAGGAACAACGGTGGTAGAATTAAACGAAGAAGCAAAAGAATACATGCAAAGGTTCGGATGGAAGCATGTGGTACTTAATATTGAGACTATAACCAGCTGATGCGCGCCTCCATATAAGGAGATGTCGGTAAGTTTTACCGATGCGGATGAAGAGGCGATGCTGGAGAAGGGGTATGAGACAGACCAAAGCGAGTTGGGAAACGTATATTACCCAAAGGAGGGAATAGAAATCCCGGATCATATTATCGTAAAGTATGTAGAATATCCCTGGGTCACCTGCTTCGAGGTGGAAGGGATAGAAATCATCAAAGAGGCAATGCAAAAGGATATTGAGGAATAGACAAGCCTGAGAGCAGGCCAAGCGGCTATGTCAAAATGGGTATTAGGAGTTTCCCAAACAAAAGGATATTAAGAAACAACTCATGTTTATCTGCTTGCGAAGAAATAATTGATTATAAATAAGAGATATTGCTTAAATAAGGTGGTATCTCTTTTATAACAAAAACCTGATGTAACGACTTATAAAGTGAAATAAAACGCTATGGAAAAATGACACTTGAAATAGAGTGTCTTTTTTATTGCTGTGAAACAGCATAGTATTTCATTTCTGCTTGTTTGTTATCAACGTTTTATCTCATTGCTTGTCAAGAACTTGTTGAAAAGCAATGCTTTAGCACTCTTTACAAACTGTGCGATAAGACGTATTTTCAAAATAGCAGAAATTGAATATAGAATAAGACTGAAAAAAGAAAATATTTAGTACTGAAGTATTTTACTTTTATGGTAAGGTGCTTTTTTTATTTATGATACTTCTCATATATCCATATCAAAAGGAGGATTGATAGAAAATGGCACAAATTTATGGATATGTACGAGTTTCAAGCATAGACCAGAATGAAGAACGACAGATTGTTGAATTATCAAAAAGAAACGTACTTTCTAGAAATATTTACATAGATAAACAGTCTGGAAAAAGTTTTGAGCGTCCGCAATATAAAAAACTCATCAAAAAATTAAAACACGGCGATTTACTTTATATTCTAAGTATTGACCGTCTAGGCAGAAATTATCTTGAAATACAGGAACAATGGAGAATGCTTACTAAAGAAAAAGGAGTTGATATTTGTGTAATAGATATGCCCTTACTGGACACAAGAAACGGAAAAGATTTGATGGGAACGTTCATTGCTGACCTTGTGTTACAGATATTATCGTTTGTGGCACAAAATGAACGTGAAAACATCAGAAAAAGGCAGGCACAGGGTATTGCTGTCGCAAAGGCAAAAGGCATAAAATTCGGCAGACCAGAAATCGCACTCCCGGAAAACTTTGGAGAACTTGTCCATGACTGGGAAAAGAAAAAAATCCCTCTGCCGGAAGTTTTGGAATTATGCAAAATGAGTAAAGCAACATTTTATAGGAAATTAAGAGAATATCGTCTGCTGGAACAAAAATAGTCTGCGATGAACTATCAAAATGTACACCTTTTGAAAGCCCACAGATACTTTTTAATTATAATCGATGCAGTCGGAATTTTCAATAGATTTCACGAAAATTGACGCACTGAAACCCACTTTTTCTGTATCTTTTGTCGGGGAGGATATTGCAAAAGCCGGACAACGGCATTTATCAAAAGGTGTACCTTATGACAGTCCGCTTTCTTTCTGCCGTTTGTTCCTCAGCCGGTATTCCCTCAGACGCCGGTAAAAGGTGGCCTCGCTCATGCCGCACTGTTCCAATGCGGCGGAAAAGGAAATCTGCTGTTTCTCCCATTGCCGCACAATCCGCCCGAAATTATCGGGAACCGGGATTTCCGGTCTGCCGAATCTCACGCCTTTTGCCTTCGCCGCCGCAATCCCTTCCGCCTGCCTCTTTTTAATGTTCTCCCGCTCGCTCTGCGCCACAAAAGACAATATCTGCAATACAAGGTCTGCAATAAAGGTTCCCATCAGGTCCTTGCCGTTCCTCGTATCCAAAAGCGGCATATCAAGGACGCAGATATCCACGCCGATCTCCTTTGTCAGTACCCGCCATTGGTTCTGGATTTCCTCATAGTTCCGTCCCAGACGGTCAATGCTCAGGATATACAGCAAATCCCCGGCTTTCAGTTTCTTTACTAGTTTCTTATACTGGGGGCGGTTGAAGTCCTTCCCCGACTGCTTATCCATATAGATATTCATTTTCACCACACCCTTTTCTTTCAGGGCCAAAAGCTGCCTGTCCTCGTTCTGGTCTGTGCTGGATACCCGCACATAGCCGTAACTGTTCTGTTTCACGGCTTCGCCTCCCTTCAAAAAATTGTATTACTATATCTTGACAAACTATGTTCTTATAGATACAATATATAGCGCATAAAGGATTTGGCTACGGACTGTATGCAGAGCCGCAGCCGCTATGTTTCAGAGAATGAAAGTTTCCTGCCGTTTCACCGGCACAAGTGTTTTAAAGGATTTATGGGGTAAGGGGTAGTGTCCCCTTTTGCTGGAAATAAAAAATGAATACAGCGTTTCAAACGCATATGTTATGAGAGTACTGCTCTTTAGCCGTGCTCATTTGTTTTATATATCAACCGCCGGAGGTTTTTGCAATCGTTACCTGTCGGCATTTCAGACGAAGGAGGTGGTGCATATGCAGGAGAACTTGTTGTATCCCTATGATTGCATACTCGTTGTTCTATCGGTACGTCACACCGCTTACGCCGGACGAAGCGGGGGATTTAATGGCAAGGGCGGAACGGTCCGTTTCCCCGGCCTCCTCCTGCTATGAGGCATACCGGGAGCGGTTAATCCTCTATTCGGAAAAAGAAACCCAGTATGGGGCGGACTGCAACTTCCTGTTAGAAGCGGATGAATATCTGCGGGAACGGAAGCTGCCCGGTCTCCAAAACGTGAACGGATATTAAAATTTTTGTCAGTATAGCAAAAAGGAAAGCCCGCCAGTTATTCCGTGCAGGAATAGTTGACGGGCCCTTTTTTCTGTTACACTGAAATCTACAGTTATTGCAGATACAGGCTATTATAATGGAACGGAAATCAAAAAATGTGTTGATGCTGGAATGAATGTCTATATTAAAAAAACTAAAGCTAATAATGCTACTAAAGATAATGAATTCCGTAAAGAAAAGATTATATATGACACTAAGACTGATGAATACACATGTCCGGGTGGATATAAACTTGCATTTTTTGAAAACACATCAAAAAATGGCATGAAATATCGAAAATATAAATGTTCCGATTGCAATTCTTGCAAGTATAAAAAAGACTGTACTACTTCTTCGTCTGGAAGAACCGTATAACGTTGGGAGCATGAAGATGTTTTGGAAACTGTATATAAGAAAACCATGGATAATAACGAGGTTTATAAGCAGAGGAGATGCATCGTTGAACAT carries:
- a CDS encoding sulfate/molybdate ABC transporter ATP-binding protein, with amino-acid sequence MAIEVRIKKKLGNFQLDIDFKTEENRIGILGASGCGKSMTLKCIAGIETPDEGRIIVDGTLLYDSAKKISLKPQKRHIGYLFQNYALFPTMTVEENIAAGLQGRKEEKRRRVVEMMEKFQLLGLGKQLPGELSGGQQQRVALARIMAYEPEVILLDEPFSALDDFLKDRLAQEMLDLLKDYRGTVVLVSHSRDEIYRFTRELLTMADGMQISYGGTREIFANPGRKETARLTGCKNIAEAKRIDGRHLEVPEWGITLCLNENIPEKVAFVGVRAHEFIPVWGDAGSNCIPVNVKSSAILPFERKYFLAGAEGSEEDICWFLQRDKWPLIDRKGMPDFLMMPEEKILLLE
- a CDS encoding ester cyclase; translated protein: MNNKEMIKYFYETVVTENLLDEVCRFVSPDCVLKIGEDDIPLGDDGMKTHLIEVKKTYPDYSMKILRQFCEGDYVISEFIMEGTHMGEWLGMKPTNKRLRFTGVDIDKVVNGKMVEHGGAVNTFETLFEEHMIKLV
- a CDS encoding recombinase family protein, producing MAQIYGYVRVSSIDQNEERQIVELSKRNVLSRNIYIDKQSGKSFERPQYKKLIKKLKHGDLLYILSIDRLGRNYLEIQEQWRMLTKEKGVDICVIDMPLLDTRNGKDLMGTFIADLVLQILSFVAQNERENIRKRQAQGIAVAKAKGIKFGRPEIALPENFGELVHDWEKKKIPLPEVLELCKMSKATFYRKLREYRLLEQK
- a CDS encoding recombinase family protein, producing the protein MKQNSYGYVRVSSTDQNEDRQLLALKEKGVVKMNIYMDKQSGKDFNRPQYKKLVKKLKAGDLLYILSIDRLGRNYEEIQNQWRVLTKEIGVDICVLDMPLLDTRNGKDLMGTFIADLVLQILSFVAQSERENIKKRQAEGIAAAKAKGVRFGRPEIPVPDNFGRIVRQWEKQQISFSAALEQCGMSEATFYRRLREYRLRNKRQKESGLS